A single Desulfobaculum xiamenense DNA region contains:
- a CDS encoding sensor histidine kinase — MNTQDYRRLRLKLSSTILLFSLVPLLALGFIIHDQFKRAYTGKVKGQMQVIVNNKRSSIDMFLDERISQLKTLAQTHTFGELSRQKALEAVFRTVQVNSGSFVDMGVIDADGNHTAYVGPYPLKHVNYKNEQWFHEAMLKGVYVSDVFMGFRNFPHIIVAVSAHEGDRNWILRATIDSDVFDSLVRTVQLGDAGDAWLVNRDGQLQTTPRFSGKVLDPSPLPMLAPCPGARVDDMDLDGSRRIVGRAWLNRAPWLLVVLEDPTEEMSPLFRTQWIVMTLLGVVMILILIGTMLSTNSTVRKLINAEREKAALDASLMQASKMAALGKLAAGVAHEVNNPLSLIQESAGWIKDLLTEEDPESIANFEEIEDAVNKIELHVDRARSVTHRMLGFARRMEPMQENVDVNDIAAQTLTFLENEALYRNIELTAEFRRDLPRVTTDTAQVQQVLLNITENAIDAVEKDGSVTLRTGYDRDAEQVFITVTDTGSGIPREDLGRIFDPFYTTKKVGEGTGLGLAIAYSIMQKLGGTILVDSTPGDGTTFDVRLPVHSAPGMANGA, encoded by the coding sequence ATGAACACGCAGGACTACCGCAGACTTCGCCTCAAACTCTCCTCAACCATACTGCTCTTCTCGCTGGTCCCGCTTCTGGCGCTGGGCTTCATCATCCACGACCAGTTCAAGCGGGCCTACACGGGCAAGGTGAAGGGACAGATGCAGGTCATCGTCAACAACAAGCGCAGCTCCATCGACATGTTCCTCGACGAGCGCATCTCCCAGTTGAAGACGCTGGCCCAGACGCACACCTTCGGCGAGCTTTCTCGTCAGAAAGCCTTGGAGGCTGTATTCCGTACGGTACAGGTCAATTCCGGCTCCTTCGTGGACATGGGCGTCATCGACGCCGACGGCAACCACACAGCCTACGTCGGCCCCTATCCGCTCAAGCACGTCAACTACAAGAACGAGCAGTGGTTCCACGAGGCCATGCTCAAAGGCGTCTACGTCAGCGACGTGTTTATGGGCTTCCGCAATTTCCCGCACATCATCGTGGCCGTCTCCGCCCACGAGGGCGACAGAAACTGGATTCTGCGCGCCACCATCGACTCCGACGTCTTCGATTCCCTTGTGCGCACAGTCCAACTCGGCGACGCGGGAGACGCATGGCTCGTCAACCGCGACGGCCAGCTCCAGACCACGCCGCGCTTCTCCGGCAAGGTTCTCGATCCTTCGCCGCTGCCCATGCTGGCCCCCTGCCCCGGCGCGCGGGTCGACGACATGGACCTCGACGGATCGCGGCGCATCGTCGGCCGCGCATGGCTAAACCGCGCCCCGTGGCTCCTTGTGGTGCTCGAAGACCCAACCGAAGAAATGTCTCCCCTGTTCCGCACCCAGTGGATCGTCATGACGCTTCTAGGCGTCGTCATGATCCTCATCCTCATAGGAACCATGCTCTCCACCAATTCCACCGTCCGCAAGCTCATCAACGCCGAACGCGAAAAGGCAGCCCTCGACGCCAGCCTCATGCAGGCGTCCAAGATGGCGGCGCTCGGCAAGCTCGCCGCTGGCGTGGCCCACGAGGTCAACAACCCGCTCTCGCTCATTCAGGAAAGCGCGGGATGGATCAAGGATCTACTGACCGAGGAGGACCCCGAGTCTATCGCGAACTTCGAGGAGATCGAGGACGCCGTGAACAAGATCGAACTGCACGTGGACCGCGCACGCAGCGTGACCCACCGCATGCTCGGCTTCGCGCGGCGCATGGAGCCCATGCAGGAAAACGTGGACGTGAACGACATCGCGGCCCAGACCCTCACCTTCCTCGAAAACGAGGCCCTCTACCGCAACATTGAGCTGACGGCCGAATTCCGGCGCGACCTGCCGCGCGTCACCACCGACACGGCGCAGGTGCAGCAGGTGCTCTTGAACATCACCGAAAACGCCATCGACGCCGTTGAGAAGGACGGTTCCGTCACCCTGCGCACCGGATACGACCGCGACGCCGAACAGGTCTTCATCACCGTCACGGACACCGGTTCCGGCATCCCCCGCGAAGACCTCGGACGCATCTTCGACCCCTTCTACACGACAAAGAAGGTCGGCGAAGGCACGGGCCTCGGCCTCGCCATCGCCTACAGCATCATGCAGAAACTCGGCGGAACCATTCTCGTGGACAGCACGCCGGGCGACGGCACGACATTCGACGTGCGACTGCCCGTTCACTCCGCGCCCGGCATGGCCAACGGCGCCTAG
- a CDS encoding methyl-accepting chemotaxis protein: MSVKRKLLLLLGVTIFCFIGVFGVSRYGEHISNRMLSLQNMSTDAASMILQCRREEKNFMIRKEWSYVEQEKKHMAQARSILGEIATHSPEMAANCTRATAALDNYHKSFVSAAELEREIGLTEDEGLRDAFIKAARALEEAFRPLREPEIIIELLQIRRHEKNFMIRRKPAYLEKANAAATRMFATLDGMQIAPDVRRKLDAVWNEYHKAFAAYVDNVGRQQILLDELVDNARNAEPAVYALRDHFAEQRARVNRIMANSVLGIEISAAAIITLAILWIIYSVTRPLAALTRFSHDVASGNLDAKPEGAFSGEFEALRNDLTRMVAQLRQKLLEVRDKEEQARDQAQRAEVAMRQAQEQEQRTTALWERMKESAHQAESVSNRVSDAAEELAAMIAQVKEGATIQSQRMAETATAMDQMNTAVVEVARNAGQASEHANSAKDKAVDGADMVSQAVEAIASVSAHADNMRSGMDKLAGQVESIGEVMGVINEIADQTNLLALNAAIEAARAGDAGRGFAVVADEVRKLAEKTMAATKQVDQSIQAIQTAAQENITNVRAATAAVERSSDLASRSGQSQEEIVRLVDLNSQQVEAIASASEQQSASSEQISRAVDEVTRIAHDSATGMVRSYEAVSSLSGLAGELRNMIESMLVNESRTNKA; this comes from the coding sequence ATGTCAGTAAAGCGCAAGCTGCTTCTGCTTCTTGGAGTCACAATTTTCTGTTTCATCGGCGTCTTCGGCGTATCGCGCTACGGTGAACACATTTCAAACCGCATGCTCTCCCTGCAGAACATGTCCACGGACGCCGCAAGCATGATTCTCCAATGCCGCCGCGAAGAGAAGAACTTCATGATCCGGAAGGAGTGGAGTTATGTAGAGCAGGAGAAAAAGCACATGGCGCAGGCGCGGAGCATCCTTGGCGAAATCGCCACACACTCTCCGGAGATGGCCGCCAACTGCACCAGAGCCACTGCAGCGCTCGATAACTACCACAAGAGCTTCGTCAGCGCCGCAGAGCTTGAGCGCGAGATCGGCCTCACCGAGGACGAAGGCCTGCGCGACGCCTTCATCAAGGCGGCCCGCGCGCTGGAGGAAGCCTTCCGTCCCCTGCGCGAGCCGGAGATCATCATCGAACTGCTCCAGATACGCCGCCACGAAAAGAACTTCATGATCCGGCGCAAGCCCGCCTATCTCGAAAAGGCCAACGCCGCCGCCACGCGGATGTTCGCGACCCTCGACGGCATGCAGATCGCCCCAGACGTCCGCAGGAAGCTCGACGCCGTGTGGAACGAGTACCACAAGGCCTTCGCCGCCTACGTTGACAACGTGGGACGCCAGCAGATCCTGCTCGACGAGTTGGTAGACAACGCCAGAAACGCGGAACCGGCCGTGTACGCCCTGCGCGACCACTTTGCCGAGCAGCGCGCTCGCGTGAATAGGATTATGGCCAACAGCGTGCTCGGCATCGAAATCTCCGCAGCGGCAATCATCACCCTCGCCATCCTGTGGATCATCTATTCCGTCACCCGCCCACTGGCCGCGCTGACCCGCTTCTCGCACGACGTGGCCTCCGGCAACCTCGACGCCAAGCCCGAGGGCGCGTTCAGCGGCGAATTCGAAGCGCTTCGCAACGACCTCACGCGCATGGTGGCCCAGCTGCGCCAGAAGCTCCTCGAAGTGCGCGACAAGGAGGAACAGGCGCGCGATCAGGCCCAGCGCGCCGAAGTCGCCATGCGTCAGGCGCAGGAACAGGAACAACGCACTACGGCCCTGTGGGAACGCATGAAGGAATCCGCCCATCAGGCCGAAAGCGTCTCCAACCGCGTGAGCGACGCCGCCGAGGAGTTGGCGGCCATGATCGCGCAGGTCAAGGAAGGCGCAACCATTCAGAGTCAGCGCATGGCCGAGACCGCAACCGCCATGGACCAGATGAACACCGCCGTGGTGGAAGTGGCCAGAAACGCCGGACAAGCCTCCGAGCACGCCAACTCGGCCAAAGACAAGGCCGTGGACGGCGCGGACATGGTCTCGCAGGCCGTGGAGGCCATCGCATCGGTCTCCGCCCACGCGGACAACATGCGAAGCGGCATGGACAAGCTGGCCGGGCAGGTCGAATCCATCGGCGAAGTCATGGGCGTGATCAACGAAATAGCGGACCAGACCAACCTCCTGGCCCTCAACGCCGCCATCGAGGCCGCCCGCGCCGGAGACGCCGGACGCGGCTTCGCCGTGGTGGCCGACGAGGTCCGCAAGCTCGCCGAAAAGACCATGGCCGCCACCAAGCAGGTGGACCAGAGCATTCAGGCCATCCAGACCGCCGCGCAGGAAAACATCACCAACGTCCGCGCGGCCACGGCCGCCGTGGAACGCAGTTCCGATCTGGCCAGCCGGTCCGGACAATCACAGGAAGAAATCGTCCGGCTGGTGGACCTCAACTCCCAGCAGGTGGAAGCCATCGCCTCGGCATCCGAACAGCAGTCCGCCTCCTCGGAGCAGATCAGCCGCGCCGTGGACGAAGTGACCCGCATCGCCCACGACTCGGCCACGGGAATGGTCCGCTCCTACGAGGCCGTCTCGTCCCTCAGCGGTCTGGCCGGAGAGCTGCGCAACATGATCGAGTCCATGCTCGTCAACGAATCCCGTACCAACAAGGCATAG
- a CDS encoding response regulator, translating into MHTPTRVLLVDDEHDFRELMTKRLGKRGVDVLAVPGGREALAALEAATFDVVILDVRMPGMDGIETLREMRRIGTEAQVIMLTGHASLEAAHQGMALGAFDYLLKPVGISELLFKIQDAMARKRHGANV; encoded by the coding sequence ATGCACACCCCCACACGCGTCCTTCTGGTGGACGACGAACATGACTTCCGCGAGCTCATGACCAAGCGCCTCGGCAAGCGTGGCGTGGACGTGCTGGCCGTCCCCGGCGGCAGGGAGGCGCTCGCGGCGCTCGAAGCCGCCACCTTCGACGTCGTGATCCTCGACGTGCGCATGCCCGGCATGGACGGCATCGAAACCTTGCGCGAAATGCGCCGCATCGGCACGGAGGCGCAGGTCATCATGCTCACCGGTCACGCAAGCCTGGAGGCCGCGCATCAGGGCATGGCCCTTGGCGCGTTCGACTACCTACTGAAGCCGGTGGGGATAAGCGAACTGCTCTTCAAGATTCAGGACGCCATGGCGCGAAAACGCCACGGCGCCAACGTCTGA
- a CDS encoding serine/threonine protein kinase has translation MSEEVRDLVRRFMPEFPVARCGQIYTDTTEFMNIDYGDVIRLGGLHYMVLRDEMERRFGIEDPKYWVKRCRVLETGERRIVKLVFHENFPLRIGSMEVRCFRSPEKEARILNLVRGDHRFMQGQPTVDSRGNIVRILELVQGRRLDSIVEGLEMTHRDYFFQVFPDILERFIDACEAIGFLHSRFEKHGDIRRDHLWVEHATGRYCWIDFDYTFDFQENPFGLDLFGLGNILVFLVGKGDLIREVFRDRGFTTPEEMGLVHEDHSIVFANRVVNLRKLYPYIPEQLNNVLMHFSAGTFVYYDSVDELLAELRPCLPLLRQAARAERAGT, from the coding sequence GTGTCAGAAGAGGTTCGCGATCTGGTCAGGCGGTTCATGCCGGAGTTCCCCGTGGCGCGCTGCGGGCAGATATACACGGACACCACCGAGTTCATGAACATCGACTACGGGGACGTGATCCGGCTCGGTGGGCTGCACTACATGGTCCTGCGCGACGAGATGGAGCGACGTTTCGGCATCGAGGACCCGAAATACTGGGTCAAGCGCTGCCGCGTGTTGGAGACCGGCGAGCGCCGCATCGTGAAGCTCGTGTTCCACGAGAACTTCCCCCTGCGCATCGGCAGCATGGAGGTGCGTTGCTTCAGAAGCCCGGAGAAGGAGGCGCGCATCCTGAACCTCGTGCGCGGCGATCACCGCTTCATGCAGGGGCAGCCCACCGTCGATTCGCGCGGGAACATCGTGCGCATTCTCGAACTCGTGCAGGGCCGCCGGCTCGACTCCATCGTCGAGGGGCTGGAGATGACGCACCGAGACTACTTCTTTCAGGTCTTCCCGGACATTCTCGAACGCTTCATCGACGCCTGCGAGGCCATCGGCTTCCTGCACTCGCGTTTCGAGAAGCACGGAGACATCCGCCGCGACCACCTGTGGGTGGAACACGCCACCGGGCGCTACTGCTGGATCGACTTCGACTATACCTTCGACTTTCAGGAAAACCCCTTCGGCCTCGACCTCTTTGGGCTGGGCAACATCCTCGTCTTCCTCGTCGGCAAGGGCGACCTCATCCGCGAGGTCTTCCGCGACAGGGGCTTTACCACACCGGAGGAGATGGGCCTCGTGCACGAGGACCACTCCATCGTCTTCGCCAACCGGGTCGTGAACCTGCGAAAGCTCTATCCATACATCCCCGAACAGCTCAACAACGTGCTCATGCACTTCAGCGCGGGCACGTTCGTGTACTATGATTCCGTGGACGAACTGCTGGCCGAACTGCGCCCCTGCCTGCCCCTGCTGCGGCAGGCCGCACGGGCCGAGAGGGCCGGAACATGA
- a CDS encoding HD domain-containing phosphohydrolase: protein MHRYKAIFHSLPQAAMVLANDQSLTDINLAAESLLEHAHIPREPIAGNGPDLLLEWMRPDIEQFTDSGATMTTFEREFPTPQTATFRVRLSRLDGPRGAEGIIVILTDITERRRAQAEINRLATIVDSSEDAIFSISLEGRFQSLNHGAERIYGLRAPEALGHSIFDVLPDGMDGEMHYILEEISNSRPVPRYETLRRHASGQIFPVSVTYSPIVCNNAVTAMSAISRDISERKRTENALRKSHQDMAVLLNETVKSLSMTLEKRDLYTAGHQQKVSQIACLLAHELGMDAAETEAIRIAGLLHDIGKICVPMAILSKPARLVCGELNIIQNHPTVGLEILKNIPFPWPVGTIIHQHHERLDGSGYPKGLSGADIHPGARVIAVADVLEAMSAHRPYRPALGLDVALREFSEGRGSIYDPHVCDALEALVGSNRISFKNGELVVCQ from the coding sequence GTGCACCGATACAAGGCGATCTTCCACAGCCTTCCCCAGGCGGCCATGGTCCTCGCGAACGACCAGAGCCTCACGGACATCAATCTCGCGGCCGAAAGCCTTCTGGAACACGCGCACATCCCGCGAGAGCCCATCGCCGGAAACGGTCCGGACCTCCTGCTAGAATGGATGCGCCCCGACATCGAACAGTTCACGGACTCCGGGGCGACCATGACCACCTTCGAGCGCGAATTCCCCACCCCGCAAACGGCCACCTTCCGCGTCCGACTCTCCCGCCTCGACGGGCCGAGAGGCGCAGAGGGCATCATCGTCATCCTCACGGACATCACCGAACGCCGCAGGGCACAGGCGGAAATCAACAGACTCGCGACCATCGTGGATTCCTCGGAGGACGCCATCTTCAGCATCTCGCTGGAGGGCCGATTCCAGAGCCTCAACCACGGCGCGGAACGCATCTACGGGCTTCGCGCACCGGAGGCCCTCGGGCACAGCATCTTCGACGTGCTTCCAGACGGCATGGACGGCGAAATGCACTACATCCTCGAAGAGATCTCCAACAGCCGCCCGGTTCCGCGTTACGAAACATTGCGCCGCCATGCCTCGGGCCAGATCTTTCCCGTGTCGGTGACCTACTCGCCCATCGTCTGCAACAACGCCGTCACCGCCATGTCCGCCATCTCCCGCGACATCTCTGAACGCAAGCGCACGGAAAACGCCCTGCGCAAGAGCCATCAGGACATGGCCGTTTTGCTCAACGAAACCGTGAAATCCCTGTCCATGACCCTTGAAAAACGGGACCTCTACACCGCCGGGCATCAGCAGAAGGTCTCGCAGATCGCCTGCCTGCTCGCCCACGAGCTGGGCATGGACGCCGCAGAGACCGAGGCCATACGCATCGCCGGGCTTCTGCACGACATCGGCAAGATCTGCGTGCCCATGGCCATTTTGAGCAAACCAGCCCGCCTCGTCTGCGGCGAGCTGAACATCATCCAGAACCACCCCACCGTCGGCCTGGAAATCCTCAAGAACATCCCGTTCCCTTGGCCCGTGGGCACCATCATCCATCAGCACCACGAACGCCTCGACGGCAGCGGCTATCCCAAAGGCCTTTCCGGCGCGGACATTCATCCCGGCGCGAGGGTCATCGCTGTGGCCGACGTGCTCGAAGCCATGTCCGCCCATCGCCCCTACCGCCCGGCCCTCGGGCTCGATGTCGCCCTGCGTGAATTTTCGGAAGGACGTGGCTCCATATACGATCCGCACGTCTGCGACGCACTGGAGGCCCTTGTCGGTTCCAATCGTATCTCATTCAAAAACGGGGAGTTGGTCGTATGTCAGTAA
- a CDS encoding response regulator: MAQLKVLVVDDEPDFIKLFVKRFSKRNLDVHGAHSGPEALAWLADNEADVVVLDVKMPGMDGIETLRELKKHHPLVEVIMLTGHGSVESGLTGMSLGAYDYVMKPFKIDDLLERILRARDRKRLNEQHAELGR; this comes from the coding sequence ATGGCACAGCTCAAGGTACTGGTCGTGGACGACGAACCCGATTTTATCAAGCTCTTCGTCAAGCGCTTCTCCAAGCGCAACCTCGACGTGCACGGCGCGCATAGCGGCCCGGAGGCATTGGCGTGGCTGGCCGACAACGAGGCCGACGTCGTCGTGCTCGACGTCAAGATGCCCGGCATGGACGGCATCGAAACCCTGCGCGAACTCAAGAAGCACCACCCGCTCGTCGAGGTCATCATGCTCACCGGCCACGGTTCCGTGGAATCCGGCCTCACGGGCATGAGCCTCGGCGCGTACGACTACGTCATGAAGCCCTTCAAGATCGACGACCTGCTGGAACGCATCCTGCGCGCCCGCGACCGCAAGCGCCTTAACGAACAGCACGCGGAGCTGGGACGATGA
- a CDS encoding response regulator — protein MDTNRINVLIVDDEPAFRDNMVRMLGIQDDITPVCADCGESALEILRDTACDVVLLDMKMPGLNAIGTYKGMRAMGCDAEVIVLTGHASVDDAMEMMRLGAFDYLLKPCPTKEIVRKIRWAFENSKIRRNPRKE, from the coding sequence ATGGACACCAATCGCATCAACGTGCTCATCGTCGACGACGAACCCGCATTCCGCGACAACATGGTCCGCATGCTCGGCATTCAGGACGACATCACCCCCGTCTGCGCCGACTGCGGCGAGTCCGCCCTCGAAATCCTCCGGGACACCGCCTGCGACGTCGTCCTACTGGATATGAAGATGCCGGGACTCAACGCCATCGGCACCTACAAGGGCATGCGCGCCATGGGCTGCGACGCAGAGGTCATCGTCCTCACCGGACACGCCTCCGTGGACGACGCCATGGAAATGATGCGCCTAGGCGCGTTCGACTACCTCCTCAAGCCCTGCCCCACCAAGGAAATCGTACGCAAGATACGCTGGGCCTTCGAGAATTCGAAAATTCGCAGAAATCCACGCAAGGAGTGA
- a CDS encoding PEP/pyruvate-binding domain-containing protein: MAGKRLTDRLRAFFGGAQEPDQAEVERMLNAHRQRCLHFSQLLAANNRALGIMAEIEEALEGRRPFGMDFVRSRCTRCGSEVYAIIRDLMALAPGRHDALPDAFGRVSAEIGACIAPARHAVSGPFVVSMHAIDTTLIDEVGGKMATLGEIGRRLSLPVPDGFAVTASAFRAFMDHNDLREEIERRIQAAGATELSELYALSSSLRQLVVASELPPRLEADIAEHVRAMVDEYGEGLRLAVRSSAIGEDAAGATFAGQFHTELNVAPEDVADVYREIVAATYGVTGMSYRATRGIRDEDVPMCVGVLRMIDAQASGVAYTADPLSGRRDRVAVHSVWGLPKGVVDGTADADVLHVARGDHDAPARLVSAHIADKSTRIETDRNEGIRKTPVPLELRTSASLCDAEAIRLSNMALRIEEHFGTPQDVEWALSAEDGLIILQARALSAPGEDHVPGSLPQPPPHARPLLAGGVTASPGAGAGMAFVVRRDADALDFPRGAVLVAAQSLPCWAALLPSASAVVTEHGGAAGHLANVAREFDVPAIMGLSGALSALEGAGTVTVDADSRTIYAGRVDALLAPRRRPKNLMIGSPVHATLERAARHIVPLTLRDPSSPDFRPQSCETLHDITRYCHEKSVDDMFARSADTPFPAMCSKRLVCDVPMQYWVVNLDDGFANEPEGDTVRLADIASRPMLALWRGMTAVPWAGPPAVDTRGFLSVLAGAASTPGLDPATRSDFSARNYFLISGGYVNLQSRYGFHFSTVEAAIAEDDAGNYASLHFKGGGADLPRRVLRARLVAEVLEGHGFRTEVRQDALFARIEGFSAPETERCLAVLGYLIVHTRQLDMIMADATAAARERSRIKTDLLTVVLDASDASDMPEEPAEHLATGDETAFAK, from the coding sequence ATGGCAGGAAAGAGACTGACGGACCGTCTGCGCGCATTCTTTGGCGGCGCACAGGAGCCGGATCAGGCTGAAGTGGAGCGCATGCTTAACGCCCACAGGCAGCGCTGCCTGCACTTCAGTCAGCTTCTGGCCGCCAACAACCGCGCGCTTGGCATCATGGCCGAAATCGAGGAAGCCCTCGAAGGCCGACGTCCCTTCGGCATGGACTTCGTCCGTTCCCGCTGCACGCGCTGCGGCAGCGAGGTCTACGCCATCATCCGCGATCTCATGGCCCTCGCCCCCGGACGCCACGACGCCCTACCCGACGCCTTCGGCCGAGTAAGCGCCGAGATCGGAGCCTGCATCGCTCCCGCCCGGCACGCGGTATCCGGCCCCTTCGTGGTGTCCATGCACGCCATCGACACCACGCTCATCGACGAAGTCGGCGGCAAGATGGCCACACTTGGCGAGATCGGCCGCAGGCTCTCCCTTCCCGTGCCCGACGGCTTCGCGGTGACGGCCTCGGCCTTCCGCGCCTTCATGGACCACAACGACCTGCGCGAGGAAATCGAACGCCGCATTCAGGCCGCAGGGGCGACGGAATTGAGCGAACTCTACGCCCTGTCGTCCTCGTTGCGCCAACTCGTCGTTGCGTCGGAACTGCCGCCCCGCCTCGAAGCGGATATCGCCGAGCACGTGCGGGCCATGGTGGACGAATACGGCGAAGGCTTGCGCCTTGCCGTGCGTTCCAGCGCCATCGGCGAAGATGCCGCGGGCGCGACCTTCGCAGGCCAATTCCACACGGAACTCAACGTCGCCCCCGAGGACGTCGCGGACGTCTACCGCGAGATCGTCGCCGCGACCTACGGTGTCACGGGCATGAGCTACCGCGCCACACGCGGCATCCGTGACGAGGACGTGCCCATGTGCGTCGGCGTGCTACGCATGATCGACGCGCAGGCCAGCGGGGTGGCCTATACCGCCGATCCCTTGAGCGGCCGCCGCGATCGTGTGGCCGTGCATTCCGTCTGGGGGCTGCCCAAGGGCGTGGTGGACGGCACGGCGGATGCCGACGTTCTGCACGTGGCGCGGGGCGACCACGACGCCCCGGCGCGCCTCGTCAGCGCACACATCGCGGACAAGTCCACGCGCATCGAGACGGACCGCAACGAAGGCATCCGCAAGACGCCCGTCCCCCTAGAACTCCGCACCAGCGCCAGCCTGTGCGACGCGGAAGCCATCCGCCTCTCGAACATGGCCCTGCGCATCGAGGAGCATTTCGGAACCCCACAAGATGTGGAGTGGGCGCTTTCCGCCGAGGATGGGCTGATCATCCTTCAGGCCCGCGCCCTGTCCGCCCCCGGCGAGGACCATGTGCCCGGATCGCTGCCGCAGCCGCCGCCACACGCCCGACCACTGCTGGCCGGTGGCGTCACCGCAAGCCCCGGTGCGGGTGCGGGCATGGCCTTCGTCGTCCGCCGAGATGCGGACGCGCTGGACTTTCCGCGCGGGGCGGTACTCGTGGCGGCGCAATCCCTGCCGTGCTGGGCGGCGCTTCTGCCCTCTGCCTCGGCGGTGGTGACGGAGCACGGCGGCGCGGCGGGGCACCTCGCCAACGTGGCCCGCGAATTCGACGTGCCCGCCATCATGGGCCTATCCGGCGCGCTCTCCGCCCTCGAAGGCGCAGGTACCGTCACCGTGGACGCGGACTCGCGCACCATCTATGCGGGCCGCGTGGACGCCCTGCTCGCTCCACGGCGAAGGCCCAAAAACCTCATGATCGGCAGCCCCGTCCACGCGACGCTCGAACGCGCTGCCCGGCACATCGTGCCCCTGACGCTACGCGACCCGTCCTCACCGGACTTTCGCCCGCAATCCTGCGAGACGCTGCACGACATCACCCGCTACTGCCACGAGAAATCCGTGGACGACATGTTCGCACGCAGCGCGGACACGCCCTTCCCGGCCATGTGCAGCAAGCGCCTCGTTTGCGACGTGCCCATGCAGTACTGGGTGGTCAACCTCGACGACGGCTTCGCCAACGAACCAGAAGGCGATACCGTGCGCCTCGCCGACATTGCCAGCCGTCCCATGCTCGCCCTGTGGCGCGGCATGACGGCCGTCCCGTGGGCCGGACCGCCCGCCGTGGACACGCGGGGCTTCCTCTCCGTGCTGGCTGGTGCCGCGTCCACTCCGGGGCTCGACCCCGCAACGCGTTCTGACTTCTCCGCCCGCAACTATTTCCTGATCTCCGGCGGCTACGTGAATCTCCAATCGCGCTACGGCTTCCACTTCTCCACGGTGGAGGCCGCCATCGCCGAGGACGACGCGGGCAACTACGCCAGCCTGCACTTCAAGGGCGGCGGTGCGGACCTGCCCCGTCGCGTGCTGCGCGCCCGGCTCGTGGCCGAGGTGCTGGAGGGTCACGGCTTCCGCACCGAAGTCCGGCAGGACGCCCTCTTCGCCCGCATCGAGGGCTTTAGCGCGCCGGAAACGGAGCGCTGCCTCGCCGTGCTGGGCTACCTCATCGTGCACACGCGCCAGCTGGACATGATCATGGCCGACGCCACGGCCGCCGCCCGCGAACGCAGCCGCATCAAGACCGACCTGCTCACGGTCGTACTGGACGCGTCCGACGCATCCGACATGCCCGAAGAACCCGCGGAACATCTCGCCACCGGCGACGAGACAGCCTTTGCGAAATAA
- a CDS encoding sensor histidine kinase, with protein MTCTPLHASLPAGTRITHLCAVPLAVMVCAGLAAMVGSGPAWLIPAVAAAGMTFASARQLLNTTPPRHEPPRVLDEQLIQTQKFAALGQLSSGIAHEINTPLAIIGQEAEWMEHLLEQPAASGDTATGLRHSLDQISTQVERCRTITHSMLQFARKAGTVPQPTDLNALVEDMALLVEKDAQGRGIRLVRSYDSTLPHVPTDSPLMRQVILNILNNAVQAVDRDGSVFLSSARNGQCAAIEISDTGPGIPKDSMDRIFDPFFTTKPPGKGTGLGLSICQGIVTRLGGTLSAENRPGSGAAFTIRLPLTGPETPRANGHNLREA; from the coding sequence ATGACGTGCACCCCACTCCACGCATCCCTCCCGGCCGGAACGCGCATCACCCATCTGTGCGCCGTTCCGCTGGCGGTCATGGTATGCGCGGGGCTCGCCGCCATGGTCGGAAGCGGTCCGGCATGGCTCATCCCCGCCGTAGCGGCCGCAGGCATGACCTTCGCCTCGGCCCGCCAGCTTCTCAACACCACGCCCCCCCGGCACGAACCACCCCGGGTGCTGGACGAGCAGCTCATCCAGACGCAGAAATTCGCAGCCCTCGGGCAGCTCTCCTCCGGCATCGCCCACGAGATCAACACCCCGCTGGCCATCATCGGTCAGGAAGCCGAATGGATGGAGCACCTCCTCGAACAACCGGCCGCCAGCGGCGATACGGCAACCGGACTGCGCCACAGCCTCGACCAGATCTCCACGCAGGTCGAACGCTGCCGCACCATCACCCACTCAATGCTCCAGTTCGCGCGCAAGGCGGGCACCGTCCCCCAACCCACAGACCTCAACGCCCTCGTGGAAGATATGGCGCTACTCGTCGAAAAGGACGCGCAGGGACGTGGCATACGCCTCGTTCGCAGCTACGACAGCACCCTCCCCCACGTCCCCACGGACTCGCCCCTCATGCGGCAAGTCATACTCAACATTCTGAACAATGCAGTGCAGGCCGTGGACCGCGACGGGAGCGTCTTCCTCTCCTCCGCCCGCAACGGCCAATGCGCAGCCATCGAAATTTCCGACACCGGCCCCGGCATCCCCAAGGACAGCATGGACCGCATCTTCGACCCGTTCTTCACCACCAAGCCCCCGGGCAAGGGAACGGGACTCGGCCTGTCCATCTGTCAGGGTATCGTGACCCGACTCGGCGGGACGCTCTCGGCCGAAAACCGGCCCGGTTCCGGCGCAGCGTTCACCATTCGCCTCCCACTCACAGGCCCAGAAACACCACGCGCCAACGGCCACAACCTTCGCGAGGCATGA